The proteins below come from a single Candidatus Binatia bacterium genomic window:
- a CDS encoding TetR/AcrR family transcriptional regulator, giving the protein MSNGAVGACTVVRGRRTQAERSAESRSKILEAAVACISELGPSETTTHRIARRAGLTWGAIQHHFGEKNVILVTVVENSLDGIVAELQEISQVRGTIAERVHALVAGLWPHYSGPLYRAGVEILLSARGDEILKPRADEVRRRAISAVGRAWATLFADFDIPAERHAIAQRVALAMLSGFALEVTMRDEEADFTGELAALEGTLERILREGEG; this is encoded by the coding sequence GTGAGCAACGGCGCGGTAGGTGCGTGCACGGTCGTTCGGGGTAGGCGGACCCAGGCTGAACGAAGCGCGGAGAGCCGTTCGAAGATTCTCGAGGCTGCGGTCGCGTGTATCTCTGAGCTGGGCCCCTCGGAGACGACGACCCATCGCATTGCCCGACGTGCGGGCCTCACCTGGGGTGCGATCCAGCACCACTTCGGTGAGAAGAACGTGATTCTGGTGACGGTCGTCGAGAATTCGCTTGATGGGATCGTCGCCGAACTGCAGGAGATCTCCCAGGTCCGCGGAACGATTGCCGAGCGGGTTCACGCGTTGGTCGCGGGCTTGTGGCCGCACTACAGCGGCCCCCTCTACCGGGCGGGCGTAGAGATTCTCCTCTCTGCGCGTGGAGACGAGATCCTCAAGCCGCGTGCGGACGAGGTCCGGCGGCGGGCGATTTCGGCGGTCGGGCGGGCCTGGGCGACGTTGTTCGCGGACTTCGACATCCCCGCCGAGCGCCACGCGATCGCCCAACGAGTGGCGCTGGCGATGCTCTCGGGGTTTGCCCTCGAAGTCACAATGCGTGATGAGGAGGCCGATTTCACCGGCGAGCTCGCTGCTCTGGAAGGAACGCTCGAGCGGATCCTTCGCGAAGGGGAAGGCTGA
- a CDS encoding DUF3604 domain-containing protein, translating to MLPAAVESSAQPVARQCADWNPDRDAFFGDLHVHTANSSDAWMFDVRVTPNGAYRYAFGETIDLPPNDQNGDGTRTVRIDRPLDFAAVTDHAEFLGEGVLCTDSKAEGYDSGFCETFRAGEGRAPQLLFHIMSPWNWRDDDVCGEEGERCARESAALWKETVAAAERWNDTSEACEHTTFPAYEYSSFRMGSNLHRNVIFRNASVPDEVTSYLEATREWELWDVLRRDCIEAGTGCDVLAIPHNSNISNGRMFKVDYPGTWSIDEQRDRARLRAQMEPLVEIMQHKGDSECRDGIDGVLGGADELCGFEKFENLAFKTISGAADPGPCYDGPLVDWVPHLGPSCISPRSYVRHALVEGLKEERRLGVNPFKFGIMASTDTHNGMAGGVEERTYPGHLGIGDFSAINRTTYSSEVQGNASNNPGGLIGVWAEENSREAIFTAMRRKEVFGTSGPRMKVRLFGGAGYPEDLCGTPDLVSRAYAGGVPMGSDLGPIDDAGPSFVTVGMRDPGTDRAPGGLLQRVQIIKGWADDEGGIHQNVYDVAGSAENGASVDLTTCEPSGPGHDVLCGVWRDPEFDPDRRAVYYARVVENPSCRYSTWQCLEIDPAERPAACSNDALPKTIQERAWSSPIWYTPPN from the coding sequence GTGTTGCCGGCGGCCGTCGAGTCGTCCGCCCAGCCGGTGGCGCGTCAGTGTGCCGATTGGAATCCGGATCGTGACGCGTTCTTCGGCGATCTCCACGTTCACACGGCGAACTCGAGTGACGCGTGGATGTTCGATGTCCGTGTGACGCCGAACGGCGCCTATCGATACGCCTTTGGTGAGACAATCGACCTTCCGCCGAACGATCAGAACGGCGACGGCACGCGGACGGTGCGGATCGACCGCCCCCTCGACTTTGCGGCGGTCACGGATCATGCGGAGTTTCTCGGTGAGGGGGTTCTTTGCACGGACTCCAAGGCCGAGGGCTACGATTCCGGTTTCTGCGAGACCTTCCGGGCAGGCGAAGGTCGCGCTCCGCAGCTTCTCTTCCACATCATGAGCCCCTGGAACTGGCGTGACGACGACGTGTGCGGGGAGGAAGGCGAGCGCTGCGCCCGAGAGTCTGCCGCGTTGTGGAAAGAGACCGTCGCCGCGGCGGAGCGTTGGAACGACACCAGCGAGGCGTGCGAGCACACGACGTTTCCAGCCTACGAGTATAGCTCCTTCCGGATGGGTTCGAACCTGCACCGGAACGTGATCTTCCGGAATGCGAGCGTGCCCGACGAGGTGACGAGCTATCTCGAGGCAACGCGCGAGTGGGAGCTCTGGGATGTGTTGCGCCGCGACTGCATCGAGGCGGGCACCGGTTGCGACGTGCTCGCGATTCCGCACAACTCCAACATCTCCAACGGTCGTATGTTCAAGGTCGACTACCCGGGCACGTGGTCGATTGACGAGCAGCGTGATCGGGCGCGACTCCGCGCGCAAATGGAGCCGCTGGTCGAGATCATGCAGCACAAAGGCGATTCGGAATGCCGTGATGGGATCGATGGGGTCCTCGGCGGTGCAGACGAGTTGTGCGGCTTCGAGAAGTTCGAGAATCTGGCGTTCAAGACCATTTCGGGCGCAGCCGATCCCGGCCCCTGCTACGACGGCCCGCTGGTGGACTGGGTGCCGCATCTGGGCCCGAGTTGCATTTCTCCGCGCAGCTACGTGCGCCACGCGCTGGTCGAGGGGTTGAAGGAAGAGCGGCGACTCGGCGTGAATCCGTTCAAGTTCGGGATCATGGCGAGCACCGACACCCATAATGGGATGGCCGGCGGAGTCGAGGAGCGGACGTATCCGGGCCATCTAGGTATAGGCGACTTCAGCGCGATCAATCGGACGACCTACTCGAGCGAGGTTCAGGGGAACGCGTCGAACAATCCCGGCGGCTTGATCGGTGTTTGGGCGGAAGAGAACTCCCGCGAGGCGATCTTCACGGCGATGCGCCGCAAGGAAGTGTTCGGCACGAGCGGCCCGCGGATGAAGGTGCGACTGTTCGGTGGTGCCGGCTATCCGGAGGATCTGTGCGGCACCCCCGATCTGGTTTCGCGGGCCTACGCAGGTGGGGTGCCGATGGGTAGCGATCTCGGTCCGATCGACGACGCGGGCCCGTCCTTTGTGACGGTCGGCATGCGAGATCCGGGGACCGATCGTGCGCCGGGCGGATTGCTGCAGCGCGTTCAGATCATCAAGGGGTGGGCCGACGACGAAGGGGGCATCCACCAGAACGTCTACGACGTCGCGGGCAGCGCCGAGAACGGGGCTTCGGTCGATCTCACGACGTGTGAGCCCAGCGGGCCGGGGCACGATGTTCTCTGCGGCGTGTGGCGTGATCCGGAGTTCGATCCTGATCGTCGCGCCGTCTACTACGCGCGCGTCGTAGAGAACCCAAGCTGCCGATATTCGACCTGGCAGTGTCTGGAAATTGATCCGGCCGAGCGGCCGGCCGCCTGTTCGAACGACGCCCTGCCGAAGACGATCCAGGAGCGCGCCTGGTCGTCACCAATCTGGTACACCCCGCCGAACTGA
- a CDS encoding LLM class flavin-dependent oxidoreductase, with amino-acid sequence MKISCGFPPTKNVVEHARQAEGLGFDRAWIFDSPALYGDLWIAVARVAEGTKRIGVGTAVAVPNLRHVLVTASAIASVEELAPGRLACAFGTGFTARLALGQKALTWKYTRRYIEQLRALLRGETVVVDGGACQMIHSPGFAPTRPIETPLLVAAMGPKGTGIAKEIGDGVMSGSTPIPDFDWSTLVVSGTVLESGEDHTTPRVIEAAGPWFVTSYHGIFEMAPDMMESLPGGPEWRAGIEAERPEGERHLALHEGHVVAVSDRDRPLIESAGPALLDWSWTGDRSAIRAKLDEAKEAGATEILYSPSGPDVPRELDAFANAVLG; translated from the coding sequence ATGAAGATCTCCTGCGGATTTCCCCCGACGAAGAACGTCGTCGAACACGCGCGACAGGCCGAAGGACTCGGCTTCGACCGGGCCTGGATCTTCGACTCGCCGGCACTGTACGGAGATCTGTGGATCGCCGTCGCACGCGTTGCCGAAGGCACGAAACGGATCGGCGTCGGCACCGCGGTCGCGGTACCGAATCTCCGACATGTTCTCGTGACCGCGTCGGCAATAGCCTCGGTCGAGGAGCTCGCTCCCGGACGGCTCGCTTGCGCATTCGGCACCGGCTTCACCGCGCGCCTCGCGCTGGGCCAAAAGGCTCTCACCTGGAAGTACACGCGGCGGTACATCGAGCAGCTCCGCGCCCTCCTCCGAGGCGAGACGGTCGTGGTCGACGGCGGCGCCTGCCAGATGATCCACTCGCCCGGCTTCGCACCCACCCGCCCCATCGAGACCCCCTTGCTCGTCGCCGCCATGGGACCGAAGGGCACGGGCATCGCGAAGGAGATCGGCGACGGTGTCATGAGCGGCTCGACGCCCATTCCCGACTTCGACTGGTCGACGCTCGTCGTCTCGGGGACCGTGCTGGAGTCGGGCGAAGATCACACGACGCCGCGCGTGATCGAAGCCGCGGGTCCGTGGTTCGTGACCAGCTACCACGGAATCTTCGAGATGGCCCCGGACATGATGGAGAGCCTCCCCGGCGGACCGGAATGGCGCGCCGGCATCGAAGCGGAACGTCCGGAGGGAGAGCGCCACCTGGCCCTCCACGAGGGCCACGTGGTCGCCGTCTCCGATCGTGACCGTCCTCTCATCGAGTCCGCCGGCCCCGCGCTCCTCGACTGGAGCTGGACCGGGGACCGCTCCGCGATCCGCGCGAAGCTCGACGAGGCGAAGGAAGCAGGCGCGACCGAGATCCTCTACTCACCCAGTGGCCCGGACGTGCCGCGCGAACTCGACGCGTTCGCGAATGCCGTGCTCGGCTAG
- a CDS encoding DUF481 domain-containing protein — MRTIRRRPRIRFINTAILICGLALLGSPWPAHADTVKLANGDVITGKVKKLAEGKLVIKTDYAGELSIDTKHIVAVDTEAPFTVRWDDGSEKVGRLAESEGKTDIVATDAPPPTDEIVADTPKTDPTKLAADAPTTDSTEVATENAAPTELTQDADAAEAEAETVLAELEPTDAPDEELTEAKEAASASTAAATEYALEKGLPTPVASEVGEVNMAKVDWIKPIKPYYRYEGSFNVGLNAARGNTDTTDVHIDGKIAPSFGRNTIAIGGDYNKSEADGVVNKSNWTIQAEYDREFGVRRRWFGTVFNTYQNDELADLNLRITAGAGVGYKFFNQRPTLLKISLGPAYVNEDFATDLDRTFLGLRWALNFEQDLWSEDFLLYHNDTMTFGVSQTQFVLKTATGVKMKLIADFTIAAELRYDYNAEPPPDTLKTDTYYILKIGYDFRGDETDWFPQW, encoded by the coding sequence ATGCGCACGATCCGCCGGAGGCCCCGCATTCGATTCATCAACACCGCGATCCTGATCTGCGGCCTTGCTCTGCTCGGCTCGCCGTGGCCCGCTCACGCCGACACGGTGAAGCTGGCCAACGGCGACGTCATCACCGGGAAGGTGAAAAAGCTCGCCGAGGGCAAGCTCGTCATCAAGACCGACTACGCCGGCGAGCTCAGCATCGACACCAAGCACATCGTCGCCGTGGATACGGAGGCACCGTTCACCGTCCGCTGGGACGACGGAAGCGAGAAGGTCGGGCGCTTGGCGGAGTCCGAAGGCAAGACGGACATCGTCGCGACCGACGCACCGCCACCGACGGACGAGATCGTCGCGGACACCCCGAAGACGGACCCGACCAAACTAGCCGCCGACGCCCCGACGACGGACTCAACCGAGGTGGCCACCGAAAATGCCGCCCCGACGGAGCTCACGCAAGACGCCGACGCCGCGGAAGCGGAAGCCGAAACCGTCCTCGCCGAGTTGGAACCGACCGATGCGCCGGACGAGGAACTCACCGAAGCCAAGGAGGCCGCGTCCGCTTCGACTGCAGCGGCGACCGAGTACGCATTAGAGAAGGGCTTGCCGACGCCGGTCGCATCCGAGGTCGGCGAAGTGAACATGGCGAAGGTCGACTGGATCAAGCCGATCAAACCGTACTACCGTTACGAAGGCAGCTTCAATGTCGGCCTCAACGCCGCACGAGGCAACACCGACACGACCGACGTCCACATCGACGGCAAAATCGCGCCGTCGTTCGGCCGCAACACGATCGCGATCGGCGGCGACTACAACAAGTCCGAGGCGGACGGGGTCGTAAACAAGTCGAATTGGACCATCCAGGCCGAGTACGACCGCGAGTTCGGCGTCCGCCGCCGCTGGTTCGGCACCGTCTTCAACACCTACCAAAACGACGAACTGGCCGACCTGAATCTTCGCATTACGGCGGGTGCCGGTGTCGGCTACAAATTCTTCAACCAACGGCCCACGCTTCTGAAGATCTCGCTCGGCCCCGCCTACGTCAACGAGGACTTCGCGACCGACCTCGACCGAACGTTCCTCGGCCTACGATGGGCACTCAACTTCGAGCAGGACCTTTGGAGCGAGGATTTCCTCCTCTACCACAACGACACAATGACCTTCGGGGTCTCCCAAACGCAGTTCGTTCTAAAGACGGCGACCGGCGTCAAGATGAAGCTGATCGCCGACTTCACCATCGCGGCCGAGCTCCGGTACGACTATAACGCGGAGCCACCACCCGACACTCTCAAGACCGACACCTACTACATCCTCAAGATCGGCTATGACTTCCGTGGGGACGAGACCGACTGGTTCCCACAATGGTGA
- a CDS encoding aminoglycoside phosphotransferase family protein yields MVEEPDLREVGAAFEIDGTWLRATRYGSGHINQTYLSEFDQGGEVVRYVHQAINEEIFQDIPGLMRNVDRVTTHLREKAVAAADGPRWEVPVLVPAGDGGLVSRDAAGRCWRTLTHIENVRTYDAAPSPEVAREAARAFGRFARELADLDPSSLVESIPRFHDLDGRLARLRGVVAMDPVGRVGGVEAELEAVYARVAIEEEFRALRTSGRLPVRVAHNDTKVNNALLDEETGRGVAVIDLDTVMPGTLLFDYGDLVRTASCGAAEDERDLRQVAVDVEMFRAVTEGFLSEVSSIATSSEIEHLLLGGRFMTFIVGLRFLTDYLEGDSYFRTTRPRQNLDRARTQLTLLHSIESNSEILSQCIEAVR; encoded by the coding sequence ATGGTGGAAGAGCCCGATTTGCGCGAGGTCGGGGCCGCGTTCGAGATCGACGGAACCTGGCTCCGCGCGACGCGTTACGGCAGCGGTCATATCAACCAGACCTACCTCTCGGAGTTCGACCAGGGGGGGGAGGTCGTGCGGTACGTCCACCAAGCCATCAACGAGGAGATCTTTCAGGACATCCCCGGGCTCATGCGGAACGTGGACCGAGTGACGACCCACCTCCGTGAGAAAGCGGTCGCGGCCGCGGACGGGCCACGCTGGGAAGTCCCCGTGTTGGTGCCCGCTGGAGACGGGGGGCTCGTGTCGCGCGACGCTGCGGGGCGCTGTTGGCGGACGCTGACCCACATCGAGAACGTGCGGACCTACGATGCCGCGCCGAGTCCGGAGGTCGCACGTGAGGCGGCGCGCGCGTTCGGGCGCTTCGCGCGGGAACTCGCGGATCTCGACCCTTCGTCGTTGGTCGAGTCGATTCCGCGTTTCCACGACCTCGATGGTCGACTCGCCCGCTTGCGAGGGGTCGTCGCCATGGATCCGGTCGGCCGCGTGGGGGGGGTCGAGGCGGAGCTCGAGGCCGTGTACGCGCGCGTTGCGATCGAAGAGGAGTTCCGAGCACTTCGCACGTCGGGACGTCTGCCCGTTCGGGTAGCCCACAATGATACGAAGGTGAACAACGCCCTCCTCGACGAAGAGACCGGGCGCGGTGTCGCCGTCATCGATCTCGATACCGTCATGCCGGGCACGCTGCTCTTCGACTACGGCGATCTCGTGCGTACGGCCAGTTGTGGTGCGGCGGAAGACGAGCGCGACCTTCGTCAGGTCGCGGTCGACGTCGAGATGTTTCGGGCCGTGACCGAGGGCTTCCTCTCTGAGGTGTCATCGATCGCGACGTCTTCGGAGATCGAGCACCTTCTTCTCGGCGGCCGCTTCATGACCTTCATCGTCGGGCTGCGGTTCCTCACGGACTACCTCGAGGGCGACTCCTACTTCCGAACGACGCGCCCGAGGCAGAATCTCGACCGAGCGCGCACGCAGCTCACTCTGCTCCACTCCATCGAGTCCAATTCCGAGATTCTGTCTCAATGCATCGAGGCGGTTCGCTAG
- a CDS encoding TraR/DksA C4-type zinc finger protein, with translation MDELTAAQRQELAELLHALDAELVQALELAAEGTATVELDQQSVGRLSRMDEMQRQAVAKSGRRSLELRLQQVRAALVGISRDEYGDCRACEEPIGFPRLKARPETPFCLECQGAREGKRR, from the coding sequence GTGGACGAGCTGACGGCAGCGCAGCGGCAGGAACTCGCGGAACTTCTGCACGCACTCGACGCAGAACTCGTACAGGCGCTCGAGCTCGCCGCCGAGGGAACGGCCACGGTGGAGCTCGATCAGCAGTCCGTCGGGCGGCTCTCTCGGATGGACGAGATGCAGAGGCAGGCGGTGGCCAAAAGCGGGCGCCGGAGCCTCGAACTTCGGTTGCAACAGGTCCGCGCCGCGCTCGTCGGCATCTCTCGTGACGAGTACGGGGACTGCCGCGCGTGCGAGGAACCCATCGGCTTCCCGCGCCTGAAGGCGCGGCCCGAGACCCCTTTCTGCCTCGAGTGCCAGGGGGCCCGCGAGGGCAAGCGGAGGTGA
- a CDS encoding FMN-binding glutamate synthase family protein produces MIHQIRGFILPGVCVLLVGALLLSVLLSPAYLWFAGFTALLLVVGIHDVVQKRHSILRNYPILGHLRFMLEDAGPELHQYLVESNTSGTPFARDQRSLMYERAKNVGDKKPFGTELDVYAEGYSWIAHSLAPKPLAENPSESLRTLVGEGRCEKPYSASVYNISAMSFGALSANAVLSMNAGAKKGGFAHNTGEGGCSRHHRQNGGDLIWQIGTGYFGCRTNQGTFDEETFREQASLDQVKMIEIKLSQGAKPGHGGILPAAKVTEEIAEARRVAVGETCISPPGHSAFDTPIGLLEYVTKLRELSGGKPVGFKLCVGDPGQVFAMCKAMLETKLLPDFITVDGGEGGTGAAPIEFSDHLGAPLRDGLILVHNALVGIGVRDQLRIAASGKRTSGFEIAAAMAMGADWCNSARGFMFSVGCIQAQTCHTNKCPVGVTTQNQQLQRAIDVDDKGKRAFHFHQNTVEALAEVTAAAGLDHPSGLTPDHLWWRLSLSDVRPVSRIYEFFEPGQLLDGTVSENLQPYWEGAQASSW; encoded by the coding sequence ATGATCCACCAAATTCGAGGGTTCATTCTTCCAGGCGTCTGCGTGCTGCTGGTCGGCGCGCTCCTACTGTCGGTTCTTCTGTCCCCGGCCTACCTGTGGTTCGCCGGCTTCACGGCGCTCCTCCTGGTGGTCGGAATCCATGACGTCGTCCAGAAGCGTCACAGCATTCTGCGGAACTATCCGATCCTCGGACACCTCCGCTTCATGCTCGAAGACGCCGGCCCCGAGCTTCATCAGTACCTCGTAGAGAGCAACACGTCGGGCACACCTTTCGCGCGAGACCAACGGTCGCTCATGTACGAGCGGGCGAAGAACGTCGGCGACAAGAAACCGTTCGGCACCGAGCTCGACGTCTACGCCGAGGGCTACAGCTGGATCGCCCACTCCCTCGCGCCGAAGCCCCTGGCCGAGAACCCGTCCGAGAGCCTGCGTACTCTCGTGGGCGAAGGCCGCTGCGAGAAACCCTACTCCGCGTCCGTGTACAACATCTCGGCCATGAGCTTCGGCGCACTCAGCGCCAACGCCGTGCTCTCGATGAACGCTGGCGCGAAGAAGGGCGGGTTCGCCCACAACACCGGCGAAGGCGGTTGTTCGCGCCACCACCGCCAGAACGGCGGCGACCTGATCTGGCAGATCGGCACGGGCTACTTCGGCTGTCGCACCAACCAGGGCACGTTCGACGAGGAGACGTTCCGTGAGCAGGCGAGTCTCGACCAGGTGAAGATGATCGAGATCAAACTCTCGCAGGGCGCGAAGCCCGGCCACGGCGGCATTCTGCCCGCGGCGAAGGTCACCGAAGAGATCGCAGAAGCGCGCCGCGTCGCGGTCGGAGAGACGTGTATCTCGCCTCCCGGACACTCGGCGTTCGACACGCCGATCGGCTTACTCGAGTACGTGACGAAACTGCGCGAGCTCTCGGGCGGGAAGCCGGTCGGCTTCAAATTGTGTGTCGGTGACCCGGGCCAGGTGTTCGCGATGTGCAAGGCGATGCTCGAGACGAAGCTGCTCCCCGACTTCATTACGGTCGATGGCGGTGAGGGCGGTACCGGCGCCGCACCGATCGAGTTCTCCGATCACCTCGGAGCCCCGCTGCGAGACGGCCTGATCCTGGTTCACAACGCGCTCGTCGGCATCGGCGTTCGCGACCAGCTTCGGATCGCCGCGAGCGGGAAACGCACGAGCGGGTTCGAGATCGCAGCCGCGATGGCGATGGGGGCAGACTGGTGTAACTCGGCGCGCGGCTTCATGTTCTCAGTAGGCTGCATCCAGGCGCAGACGTGCCACACGAACAAGTGCCCCGTGGGGGTCACGACGCAGAACCAGCAGCTCCAACGCGCGATCGACGTCGACGACAAGGGCAAGCGGGCCTTCCACTTTCACCAAAATACCGTTGAGGCCCTGGCGGAGGTCACCGCGGCCGCCGGCCTCGACCACCCCTCGGGCCTGACCCCGGACCACCTGTGGTGGCGGCTCAGCCTGAGCGACGTCCGCCCGGTGAGCCGGATCTACGAATTTTTCGAGCCAGGGCAGCTCCTGGACGGGACCGTGAGCGAGAACCTCCAGCCCTACTGGGAAGGGGCCCAGGCCTCGAGCTGGTAG
- a CDS encoding thiamine pyrophosphate-binding protein: MSQNVCTSLLDILATAGVRDIFVVTSDALNTLLEAIRTDDRFRWIGVRHEAPAQAELTGGIGVSAGPGALHLINGLYNANREGADVGGPFLIDAVVSPGEFTMPPNLSIDEAWGSVASTINGKVAATSSWPICGEEEAA, encoded by the coding sequence ATGAGTCAGAACGTCTGTACGAGCCTACTCGACATTCTCGCCACGGCCGGCGTCCGAGACATCTTCGTAGTCACGAGCGACGCGCTGAACACCCTGCTCGAAGCGATCCGCACCGACGACCGCTTCCGCTGGATCGGCGTGAGACACGAGGCGCCCGCCCAGGCCGAACTCACCGGCGGCATCGGCGTCTCCGCCGGCCCGGGCGCACTGCACCTGATCAACGGGCTCTACAACGCAAACAGGGAAGGGGCCGACGTCGGCGGCCCTTTCCTGATCGACGCGGTCGTCAGCCCCGGCGAGTTCACGATGCCGCCAAATCTGTCGATAGATGAGGCCTGGGGCTCCGTGGCGAGCACGATTAATGGAAAGGTTGCCGCGACGAGTTCATGGCCAATCTGCGGTGAGGAGGAGGCTGCATGA
- a CDS encoding NAD-dependent malic enzyme, whose product MKTSGQSLRGRELIDEPLWNKGTAFSEGERAALGLYGLLPPHVETLEEQASRAYEAFGGFETEIERHVYLRSVQDTNEVLFYRLVIDHLAEMMPIIYTPVVGAACQQFSEIYRRPRGLFVPYPHRDRIEEMLRNYVAEDVEAIVVTDGERILGLGDQGAGGMGIPIGKLSLYVACGGIHPKNTLPILLDVGTNNEERLKDPHYIGWRHERVAGDEYIAFVDAFVDAVKKVWPHVLLQFEDFAFQHATPLLGRYRDQLCMFNDDVQGTAAVALGTLFSAVNAAGSNLCDQTVAILGGGSAGCGIAEQIVAAMGEEGLSDREARDRIYMVDRPGLLHDGMTGLPSFQEALAQPQARLESWTRNGPDGGISMLDVAQQGKPTILIGVSGQPGLFTEEILRAMAAHSDRPIVFPLSNPTSRMEAAPADVIKWTEGRALVATGSPIDPVSYDGRTFPIAQCNNTYIFPAVGLGVIASGAKRVTDEMMRAAARALGAAAPASKDPTAALLPPLAEIRRVTRDLAEAVGAEAQRQGHAEKTSPEELRRRIDERFWEPAYSGG is encoded by the coding sequence ATGAAGACCTCCGGACAGAGCCTGCGCGGACGCGAGCTCATCGATGAGCCGCTGTGGAACAAGGGGACGGCGTTCTCGGAGGGCGAGCGCGCTGCACTCGGCCTTTACGGGCTCCTCCCCCCGCACGTCGAAACGCTCGAGGAGCAAGCCTCTCGGGCGTACGAGGCGTTCGGCGGATTCGAGACCGAGATCGAACGGCACGTGTACTTGCGTTCGGTTCAGGATACGAACGAGGTCCTCTTCTATCGACTCGTCATCGACCATCTCGCGGAGATGATGCCCATCATTTACACGCCCGTCGTCGGCGCGGCCTGCCAGCAGTTCAGTGAGATCTACAGGCGTCCTCGGGGGCTCTTCGTCCCGTATCCGCATCGGGATCGAATCGAAGAGATGCTGCGCAACTACGTTGCGGAGGATGTCGAAGCGATCGTGGTGACCGATGGCGAGCGGATCCTCGGTCTGGGCGATCAGGGCGCCGGCGGTATGGGGATCCCGATCGGGAAGCTTTCGCTCTACGTCGCATGCGGCGGGATCCATCCGAAGAACACCCTGCCGATCCTCCTCGATGTCGGAACGAACAACGAGGAACGGCTGAAAGATCCGCACTACATCGGTTGGCGACACGAGCGTGTCGCCGGCGACGAGTACATCGCCTTCGTCGATGCGTTCGTGGACGCTGTGAAAAAGGTCTGGCCGCATGTCCTCCTCCAATTCGAGGACTTCGCGTTCCAGCACGCCACGCCGCTGCTTGGTCGCTACCGTGACCAGCTCTGCATGTTCAACGACGACGTTCAGGGGACGGCCGCCGTGGCTCTCGGGACGTTGTTCTCGGCGGTGAACGCCGCCGGCAGCAACTTGTGCGACCAGACGGTTGCGATCCTCGGTGGCGGTTCGGCCGGTTGTGGCATCGCCGAGCAGATCGTGGCAGCGATGGGGGAGGAGGGCCTGTCCGACCGGGAGGCGCGCGACCGGATCTACATGGTCGACCGTCCCGGATTGCTCCACGACGGTATGACCGGACTTCCGTCCTTCCAAGAAGCGCTCGCGCAACCGCAGGCGCGGCTCGAGAGCTGGACGCGCAACGGGCCCGATGGTGGCATTTCGATGCTGGACGTCGCGCAGCAGGGGAAGCCAACGATTCTGATCGGCGTGTCCGGGCAACCCGGGCTCTTTACCGAAGAGATTCTCCGGGCGATGGCGGCCCATTCCGACCGGCCAATCGTGTTCCCGCTCTCCAACCCGACCTCCCGTATGGAGGCCGCGCCCGCCGACGTGATCAAGTGGACCGAGGGTCGCGCGCTCGTGGCGACCGGGAGTCCGATCGACCCCGTTTCGTACGACGGACGCACCTTCCCGATCGCGCAGTGCAACAACACGTATATCTTCCCGGCGGTTGGACTCGGCGTGATCGCGTCGGGTGCGAAGCGTGTGACCGATGAAATGATGCGTGCCGCGGCACGCGCCCTGGGGGCGGCCGCGCCCGCCAGCAAGGATCCGACGGCGGCGCTACTGCCGCCGCTGGCCGAAATCCGGAGGGTCACGCGCGACCTCGCCGAAGCGGTAGGAGCCGAGGCGCAGCGGCAGGGGCATGCAGAGAAGACGTCGCCCGAGGAGTTGCGTCGTCGGATCGATGAACGGTTCTGGGAGCCCGCGTATTCCGGCGGGTGA